One part of the [Synechococcus] sp. NIES-970 genome encodes these proteins:
- the bioD gene encoding putative dethiobiotin synthase, with translation MLQNCLLIAGTDTEVGKTVVSSALIAYWRYFLPFSRLGVIKLLQTGVGDRQWYEKFCDEGTVLKVPLEYETPVAPPIAAALEGKAIDLGVVWRALLELSDAQDFVIAESLGSLGSPITDELTVADLVGQWKLPTVLVVPVKLGSIGQAIAQVSLARERKVNLQGIILSCGTPDAFDAIADLTPPTMLQQFTQVPVVGIMPHVENLLDGSALAKIAANWHLERLIPPQYLQPQALSLP, from the coding sequence ATGCTGCAAAATTGCTTGTTAATCGCGGGAACGGATACAGAAGTCGGAAAAACAGTGGTTAGCTCAGCACTGATTGCCTATTGGCGTTATTTTCTCCCGTTTTCTCGCCTGGGGGTCATTAAACTCCTGCAAACGGGCGTCGGCGATCGCCAATGGTACGAAAAATTCTGTGATGAGGGAACAGTTTTAAAGGTGCCCTTAGAGTATGAGACCCCGGTGGCGCCTCCGATTGCCGCTGCCTTAGAAGGAAAAGCCATTGATTTGGGAGTTGTTTGGCGGGCTTTGCTGGAGTTGAGTGATGCTCAAGATTTTGTGATTGCCGAATCCCTCGGTAGTTTGGGATCGCCAATCACCGATGAGTTAACGGTGGCGGACTTGGTGGGGCAATGGAAACTGCCGACGGTATTGGTCGTCCCCGTAAAATTGGGTTCCATTGGTCAGGCGATCGCCCAGGTGAGTTTGGCCCGGGAGCGTAAGGTAAATTTGCAGGGGATTATTTTAAGCTGCGGTACTCCTGATGCCTTTGATGCAATTGCTGATTTGACACCACCGACAATGCTGCAACAATTTACCCAAGTGCCGGTGGTGGGAATCATGCCCCATGTGGAGAATCTATTGGATGGGTCAGCCCTAGCGAAAATCGCCGCCAATTGGCATCTAGAGAGGCTTATTCCACCCCAGTATTTACAACCCCAGGCGCTTTCGTTACCGTAA